Part of the Zingiber officinale cultivar Zhangliang chromosome 6A, Zo_v1.1, whole genome shotgun sequence genome, caacacaaataacctgcaacacaagtattaggacaataataattaataataaagagtggtaattagttcctatccctctaggaccaggaactagtcaaggtctcagtttagggatctcaaatggacctaaactggaccgacgtctACTATCCCTCAATCGAGACGCGTCCTGacaaggtcactctcctctagtaacttaccttaacttaccaatttatcagatatccgatcaacccgtcaacctgtctggacttcatgctacctatccgatcgacccgttaacctagctagacttctctcCAGATATTTAGTCATCCcgtcgacttatctggacttcgtaccaactatccggtcagtccgttgacctagctagattttctgccagatatctggtcagaccatcgacctatctggacttttcctatgcacttaatcaagtggttagatcacaacaaaacctaactcaacttacttgtcattcatcaaaacctgagttagaccgttagtgcaaactacaccaacactccaaaccaactggacttttgctcagcgtcagAAACTTCAAGTCTTCATGTTGAACGTCCAATCCATGACCGGTCCAATTTTCCACCTGGTGTCCAcgacccctaggatttttacctagagTCATAGACTTTAGAATTTTGCCCAAAATTCTTGACCCGTCAAGACTTCACTCAGTCCCCCGGactaggacttcgttgcctaaccgcagctaggactttctaccTACCTAGCCTCAAataggactttcctttgtctaagatcacttaggacttttctacacACTCACTTGataggaccgaaatgtagctagagggtggtgaatagctcatcgcgatctcgtgctcgtcgttgcttgtttcttgtggtgaaatgcagcgaaaaatacaaagaaacaacactcaacgctaacactaaggatttacttggtatccacctctagaagaggtgactaatccaaggatccacacactcacgcaccctccactatgaaaaacactccttttcggtaactatcgaaggcggagaagccttacaacactctcaacacaagaagaaagcaagggaagacaaatacaagaaatatcttacaagatatgcaatgaaaactctaaccctagcttcttcttcttgccgtaacttgcctcttgacttggacttGCCTCCAAGAtctttcaagaactggcgtgagagtagagaagaagaatgtggagAACTGCTGTGTAGAAGAGAATCGAAGCCGTGTGAGTTCTAccgagagaaacgctcgccaacagctatatcccgcgccaacggtcaaatcccaatcgatcggattgctcccaatcgattggggaggctttggatcgatcagtcgatcgatccagagcgcctctgtgctctcgggaatagCCTGGATAGATCGGCCgattgatccagggcttatcgcgcaaaatcacagctcccaatcgatcgcccgatcgattggaggctcccaatcgattggctgatcgattgggaggctttctattCGCGCGAtacttcttcccaatcgatcgggtgatcgattgggaggaggtttgttgcgaggactcacccaatcgatcagtcgatcgattggtcatgagtcaatcgatcggctgatcgatccaactcttgtttttgcccaaaaacaagttcAAAGTCCCCtagaccaacatccggtcaaccatgacctgttggtacatcatgcctagcatctggtcacccttgacctgctagaactccctcaccaagtgtccggtcaatccctttgacccacttggacttttctcctcgtgccaagtgtctggtcatacttgacccacttggacttatctctaccaggtgtccgatcagccttgatccacctggatttcccatgccaagtatccggtcaatccctttgacctacttgggcttcccaacaccagatgtctgatcaaacttgatccatctagatttcatgtgtctggcttcactcaccaggactttcacctagcttcactcactaagacttctcatttgcctggcttcactcaccaggactttcctttctgcctaacttcactcactaggtctttcacctggcttcactcaccaggattttccacaactgcctagcttcactcactaggactttcctctgcctgacttcactcaccaggactttcttctgtctagcttcactcactaggtctttcacctggcttcactcaccaggattttccacaactgcctagtttcactcactaggactttccagtcaagtatccagtcaaccttgacctacttgactttccttgacaatctccccacatgaacaatcacacctgcaatctccatgtgttgtctacatgtattgtcaaacattgaaacccaaacatcaagactcgagcttgacccaattcaagctcagtcaaccaagtcaaccttgacctagggaatattgcaccaacaagtcacACTTGTCAGattacaagacaacttaactttgaacctctttgttattatcaaaatacaggttcggTAGTTTGatgctccttgcaccaacaatagATTCCAATGCTCTTATCCTACCTTGAACTTTTGACTGCCATATACTGCAACCCCATAGATTCCGTAGACCTCACCAAAGGGCCCTCCTTATTCACCACATCAATCATCATCATCGTTATCGTTATCGTCGTCgtcatcatcattatcatcatcaaCACCAACAATATCAACAAGTCTATCATTTTGAGCTGGACACATCTAGTGTTTGCAACTCTCAAAAGAGATGATTAAGTGATGTCAATTATCACTGACAGAAGACCCCTCTGAATTAAAACCAAACTTCCCCCTTTCATTCTTTTGAGACCTAGGATTGTCTCGAAAGTGCAATTGATAAGTGGTGGCTAAGGCTAAATATTGTCAAAAAGGCTTTAGCAGCTTCGAGCAAACTCTTTCAGTTAGGTCAGTAAAGCAAGGGAATCCAATTCAATTGAGCAAGGATGGAATTCTTGTTTCTTGACCGCATGCACTGAAGAATGAGACCAAGCTAAAGCAATTCCAAGTGATGAAATGGCAATCAATCTACATCATTATTGATTAATCGACTACTCTAGATTTACATTTCAATCTGGATCCGACAACTCACAAAAGGCCCTTCAAAGAAGGCTCCATATAGCATGCCAAACTTTTATGACAAGTCACAACTTAACATGGTgatgatcctctccaagatcaacCCTGTTCCTCCTAAAAGCAATCACTAAAGTAACAATAACAAACAAAACCTTCAATCATAAATCAAGAAAACCAAACCATCAATCACAGAAACTACATAATTGACCTTCCTCGTCAattatttgatgaatcaataatGGATGCAGAAAATCTAACACCAGCTTCTTCTCCCACTTTTTGCATTAAGTCAAGTATCCATCATTGAACAATAAAATCCCATAAAATATTCTCCTCCTCCTCATGTTCCCCAAGTAAACATATTCAAAGATATTGGAAATATCACTTCTTCTACAAGAAAAAAATCTCTCTGCAATCTTTTGAGCTCCTAAATTTAAGACTAAAAGTTCATCCTCAGCTGCCCACTTGTTCTAGTTGCCATTCCATGGCTTACCTTGGCACAGCTAGGCAACCCATAATTTCCCAACCCTCAGCATTTAAGACGTGCCATTATCATTATACATCTCAACTACCAATTCTCAATCCATGAAGATGTGTCAACCCCCTGTTCCTCCATCACATGTCAACCACCAGTTCCAGAGCTCTCTGTCCCTGCATAACTGGAAGATTTATTCAAGATTCTGTCTGCTTTTCGATCATCTAAAAATTGGTCAGCTCGATCTAGCTTCAGTGAACTTTAAAGCCTTTCGATGACccataagtttgaatttttttttttctttcccacTTTCTCGGGTCGGTTGCTTTCTGTGGATTCTGTGATCTTTAACCAACTCAGATAGTGCTCCATGGATTGATTCAATTGAGGGAACAAACCGACCAATAAAAATAAGAAGCTACGAGAATCCAAGATTACTCATGCCATTGGCAAATAAGCTCATAAGTTATTTAATTGACGGTGCAGCTTCAACAACCATGTCTGTCTATAAAACTCCCTCTCCTCGCTCTCTCTGTCCTCATGGCTTCCATGCAAGCTCATACCTTGCTCCTCCCAATGACTGGCGTTCCCATTGCGTCGTCCCTGAGAAAGAGTAGCTTTAAGTCGGAAATGAAGCTCAACGCGAATACAAGGCGCGATTCAACGCTGGCTGGTGAATGGAGGAAGATCCAAGGCGCCAACGACTGGGCCGACCTGATCAACCCGTTGAGCCCTTTGCTCCGCGACGAGCTAGTTCGATATGGAGAGCTGGTCGCCGCTTGCTACAAGGCCTTTGACTTGGACCCTCGCTCGCGTAGGTACTTGAATTGCAAGTACGGCCAGGCGCAAATGCTTGACGAGGTGGGGCTCGGCGGGGCGGGCTATCAAGTGACCAAGTATATCTATGCGACCCCCGATGTATGCGCCCCGATGCGCGACCGCAGCCGATGGGTCGGCTACGTGGCGGTGGCCGTGGATGGCGACGCGCGGCGTTGTCTGGGGCGGCGCGATGTGGTGGTGGCGTTCCGTGGCACGGTGACCCGGGCCGAGTGGGCCGCCAACATGATGAGCGCGCTTCGGGCTGCCGATCTGGACCCGGCCGAGCCGCGGCCCGAGGTTCGGGCCGAGTCGGGTTTTCTCAACCTCTACACGTCCGATGACGGCGCGAACCGGTTCGGCCAGGGGAGCTGCCGGGAGCAGCTGCTGGGCGAGATCGCCCGGCTCGTCCGAGTCTACGGGGGCGAGGAGATCAGCATCACATTGGCCGGCCACAGCATGGGTTCGGCCCTGGCGCTGCTGCTGGGGTACGACCTGGCGGAGCTGGGCCTGAACCGGCTTCGGCCCGGCGGAGAGCCGGCGCCGATCACGGTCTACTCCTTCGGCGGGCCGCGGGCGGGGAACACTGGGTTCAAGCGCCGGTGCGACGAGCTCGGAGTCAAGGTGCTGAGGGTGGTCAACGTCAGGGACCCAGTGACGAAGCTGCCGGGGCTGTTGCTGAACGAGAGCTCCGGCGGGCGGCGCGCGGGCGGAGTCGAGTGCTATGCCCACGTCGGCGTCGAGCTGGGACTGGATTTCTTCGACCTACGTAACCCTGCGGCCGTGCATGACCTGCGGACGTATATAACGCTCTTGAAGTGCCCAAAGCATGCGGCGAAGGAGGAAGACGTCAATTTGGTCGACCAAATGATGGAGAAGGTTAAGAAGATGGTGCAGCAACAAGGAAGGAAGGTTGTGGGATGGCCATGGCAGGACATGGTAAGGCAGGTAGGAAATTTGGTGCAGACTCTGAGCATGATCTGAGGCATGCAAACTtcctcatttttaaaaaaattaaaggag contains:
- the LOC121995277 gene encoding phospholipase A1 EG1, chloroplastic/mitochondrial-like, yielding MASMQAHTLLLPMTGVPIASSLRKSSFKSEMKLNANTRRDSTLAGEWRKIQGANDWADLINPLSPLLRDELVRYGELVAACYKAFDLDPRSRRYLNCKYGQAQMLDEVGLGGAGYQVTKYIYATPDVCAPMRDRSRWVGYVAVAVDGDARRCLGRRDVVVAFRGTVTRAEWAANMMSALRAADLDPAEPRPEVRAESGFLNLYTSDDGANRFGQGSCREQLLGEIARLVRVYGGEEISITLAGHSMGSALALLLGYDLAELGLNRLRPGGEPAPITVYSFGGPRAGNTGFKRRCDELGVKVLRVVNVRDPVTKLPGLLLNESSGGRRAGGVECYAHVGVELGLDFFDLRNPAAVHDLRTYITLLKCPKHAAKEEDVNLVDQMMEKVKKMVQQQGRKVVGWPWQDMVRQVGNLVQTLSMI